ACCATAGGCTGGTTATGCATATGAGTCAGGCAAAATCCAAGAAAAGCCTATTTTAAGAATGAACTGGCTGTTTGGAATTTACAATAAAGAGTATtggagaattttattattttagatttctatcagtaaaatttataataaattcacacacacaaatatattttgtttcaggGAGCCAATTGCTAAACATTTACAAGCACACACACTGTTTTGAACTCCACTAGAATGTATGTTCCTTGAGggtaagaattttcttttatttcagtgcTTAGAACAACAAATGTAGCAGGTGTACCATCAACATACGACATGAATAAACAGGAGCATTGCTGGGAACACCTGGTTTCATGTGTTGATTATCAGACCTTCAATTTCCAGCTCCACCATTATCCAACTGTGTGGCCTTGAGTAAATTCTTTAACCTCTTTGAACCCtggtttctttatttaaaaagagaagatagggacgcctgggtggctcagcagttcagtatctgccttcagctcagggcatgatcctggagtcccgggatcgagtcccacgtcaggctcccggtgtggagcctgcttctccctctgcctgtgtctctgcctctctctctgagtgtctctcatgaataaataaatcgttttaaaaaaataaataaataaataaaaataaaaataaaaagagaagataattCTCTTACCTCACAGGGAGATGTTGACAATATATGCCTCTGCCTGGCACCTACTAGGTTTTTCCACAGGTGGGAGTTTCCTCCTCACCCTCCACACCTGCCACACACATACTCCGTGGTGACCCAGCCCTGCTGCTGTCACAAATTTCAGTGATGTCACAGCTCCCCTCCCAGGAAGCTCCAGCAGAGCCATGCTGACGGCCAGCCTGAGTGCTGGCCGAACTGAGAGGGGCAGGGCGCAGGTGGTGCCTGGTACCAGTGTTGCTCCATTTGTCTTTGAGGTCTCACAGCCCCAGTATGACTCCATCAGCAAAGAAGAGGCCCAAGAATAGAATGGTTTCTAAGGTTGGACTTGGGAGTGGACACAGAGGGGATCCAACCACACCCAGAACAGGGGCCATCTAGCcttgggggaaagggagaggtgaGGGTGAAGGGAGGTCAGGAGAATTAGAGTGGTCTTCCCATTTCTGTCCCCAAACCAAGATGACAAAACCCCTGGTCAAAGGTTAGTCAAACCATGTTCAGCCAAATGGAGCAGCATAATGGAGGCATTCAGGGGTATTTTTCCTATGTTAgcatactctctccctctgtctgtcagATACAAGATGAAGAACCAAAGGACAAGATACCGCAATCTGTCAACAAAGTAATTGGGCGGCACCGACTTAAGATGGTGAGATCCCTCATATTGGTCCCTCCTGGGTGCCAGGCTTGTTGTGACCCAGAAGGGGTCACCAGGTGCAGCCCTGAGTTGAGCTGAGCCAAAGTCTAGGTGGGATGTGGGAGGCTACCCCAGGAAAGCTGAGGCTTCTGTTTTCCTGGTTTGTTGATCCTGGCAGGTATTAAAAAACTTGTCGCTCTTGAAGCTGCTCAAGAGCTCGAACCCCCGGATCCAAGAACTGCATAACTTGGCCAGAAGGTGTTGGAATTCACTGCTCAGAGTTCCACAGATCCTTGGTATCTCCACTGGGTGAGCTCAGCCCCCTGGCTATCTTTACTAGGAGTGGGCACTATGTATGCTGACAAATTTAGAAAACCTAATTTTCACAAAGGTTCTATGATAAAGGTATTTATTAGCCCTATTTTATGGATAGGGAAGCGAGGCTCAAAAGATAGTGACTTGTCCCAATAACTCAAACTGGTAAGTgatagagctaggatttgaagCCATTCCTGTGTGATATCAGAGCTGTGGTCCTAGCTAGTGTCATAATCATCCAATTATGGGGCTAACCACCAACTGGGGCACTACCCAAGCAAGAGGgaccactcctcctcctccccaccctcaagTCCATACCACTCAGAGATTCACCTGCACACCAGTCATCTAGCTAAGGCCTGGCTTCCTCATAAATCATGTCAGAATATTAAGAAAGTTGACATTTATTAGGCATCTGCTAAATACTTCACAAACATTTCCCATTGAGTTAATTCTTCACAGCAGTCCTATTAGATAGAGTTATCCCAGTTTCACAGTTGAGGAAACTAAGCTTTGAGAGGTGAAATTtcttgccccaaatcacagaTGGTAAGAGGCACAAGCAAATTTGAACCCCCATTTGTTGGTCTTGAAAGCCTGTGGTGGCCAAGCCATTCCACCACTGCCTCCTCCTTTGTGGGGCTGGTGTGAGGGTCCCAGGCCCAATGCACAGTGGACACTCACTCAGCAGTGGCAGTTAGCATTGGTACTGGCATTACGTTGAGCCTCAGTCCTCACTCCACTCCACACATATTCAGCTAGAACAATGCTGTCACTGTGCAGAGGACTTAGTCTATTACACACCTTCTTGGGGCAGGTCTTCTTCTAGCACCAAATACCTCCACCTAATGCCTCCTATCAGAGCTCCTCTCGGAGCTGGCCTCCTAGACGCCAGCAATCAGGAAGCACTGGGCTGGAGGGGTCAGGCCTCTCTCATCCCATAGTTTTCCAACCTGTTTGAAGAAGCAGAACCTCTCTTCAAGTATCTGTCATCAAGCCCCAGCTGTGCTGTTAGGTAGAAAGGTATCCTGCCCTcactctgccccacccctgggtGCAGAGGCATTTGAGATATCTCCTGAGAAACTTAAGGTTTCTTGGAGCAGAATTTGAAAACACTGGACTAGTTCACTCCACCTCTCTGAAATTCAGAGAGGCAGAACCATGGCCAGCGGCCCGTGAAGACAACATACAGTCCACATACAGTCCTAGGTGTTCTAACTCCTGGTCACTGCCTCTCACGTTCCCAACCTCTCCTGTCCCTTCAATGGTCCTCATCACCTCCTCTGCCTCCAGGCCCAAGGCCTCTGGTTGCGAAGTTTCTTTTCTGGTCCTCTCCACAGCTTTCTCGCCTGACCTGGCTGCATAGCAATGGTCTCGGGGTGAGGCTGGAGGACCAGGACCTTTAGTCTTACTGATtgccttccctccccctgccaggagCAGCAATGTCTGTGATAGAGTGGAACAAGATAATGAAGAGCTCCAAGAGGCTGGGTGCCCCAAGAAGACACTGGAATCCAAGAAGTTAGAGTCCACAGGGGAGCCCACGGTGGGACTATGGGAGAAGAATGAGGCGCAGCAGTCACCTGCAGCAGTGCGCCAGAGCCAAGAACAGATGGAGCCTGAGCTCCCAAGGACATCGAAGGGTCATGACCTGACCACTTACCCCAGAGTCCAGGGGAGCCAATCATCTACTAGGGACCCCCGCATCATCTTCCTGAAGACCTACCAGCACAGAACTCCCATGGGTGACAAGAAACAGCAGGAAACTGTAGCTGACCAGTGGATCTGGTTTGAAGGGTTGCCTACACGAATCCACCTCCCAGGGCCTCGAGTGATGTGCAGATCATCCACCCTGCGCTGGGTCAAGCGTTGCTGTACCCGCTTCTGCTCTGCATCACTTGAGCTACCCATGTGCCATCCATACAAAGTGTGACAGCACCACTGCCAGGCCAGGGTGAGACACAGGCCCCAAGCCAGGCCTGGAGCTGGGCCCCAGAGTGGGACTGTAACCAGCTTGCAGTGCTGGGGGACCCCTCCCTCATGCCTAGAGAGGGGGAAACCATTGATGGAGGCCACACAACAGGGTGGTGGCCAGGCTGGGGCCTCTCAAGATCCAAAGAGGGGTTCTGGGGAGGGACACTGGAAGTGGGCGTTCGGAGGTGGGTCATCTATCTCACTGCCTGGAGGCCTCAGGAGCCACAACAGCAGCTATGGCTCAGAATCTCAGTCAGGAGTCTGAGTAAGGGACTTGAGGGATTTCCAAATGTTAGAGGAAGGGGGAGTGGTCAAGTAGAGCTTTGCCATATCCCATCCCTTCTTAGACCAAATCACTGCCcccatttgtttcatttattcatgcttCAAAGAAGATTTCCTCTGAACAAAAAGTTTcttagcaaaaaaagaaagaagacaaaaatactcCAGCCTTCCATGAGAGAGCTGAGGTCCCAAGAGAGGAAGGGGTAAAAGTCTTGGGGGTCCATCTGAAAGGGAGGCTTCCCCTacacaaaaccccaaaccccaaccTGCTAGATTTCAGGGCACCCTGGTCCCTCTCCCCAGGCAGCAGAGCCCCCTGGTGGCCATCTGCACTCCTAACACCAAGGTCTCTGCTCACAGGTGGTGTGACCTGGGATGGGAGCCAGAAGTGTGAGGTGAGGGTGAAGATGGCGCCATCATCTGAGCGGGAGGGATGGGCGGAAAAATTCTCCAGTCTACAAATAAAATCTCCATAGTGAATTGAAGAATACTACCGCTGGTTCTGCCTGTTTGGGGCTGGCGGAAAGAGCCCCTCCACCCAGGTGGGGAGAGTAGTATGCATCTGATTTTAGATTTCTTCTACCCCATTCCCAGGCCCCTAAAGTCTGTCTAGAACCTGGCACACAGAAACCAGCAAACTGCATCCCTCCCCACTCGAGTGAGCTGGCCTCCAGAAGAGTGCACTCTATGAAGTCATGGAAGGGAGACAGTTGTCAGATGCTTTCTGGGTGCCAGGTACTTCAAATGGCCCTGCAAGACAAGGGGATGAGAGGCCATGGTTCTGAGACAGAAGGTGATTTGGCCAGGCTCAAGGGACTAGGAAGTGGCAGGGGCTGACTCTCATCTAGAACTGCTGGCTGCTCCCCATTCCATTTtctgcagaaaggaaaaaggcaCAAGGAAGCATCCAGCCTGCCATTCATGGGCATTGCACCCTGGATATTGCAGCATCGGGTGTCAACAAATGGGTGTCAGCTGGGCCTCAAAATGTGTTCCACCTGGGTCAGGCCCCAGTACTCCAGCTAGACAGCTCTGGCGGGACACAAGCCCAGCCCCCCTACACGCAAGCCGCGTTGACCCCATCGAGTCGGGGTCGCCCTCTGTCGGCAGGAGCCACAGCCCTGAATATGCAGTTGGGGAGAGGAAAACCCAGGGAACCCGGGCTTTCTGGGGTTCTTCCCCTGCGAGGCAGGTTGCCCGGATTGGCGCCCTCAAGAGAGCGCACAGTGATCAAGGGGCGCAGAGCAGTTCCTGCAGGAACCCAGGCGGCAGCGGAGATGCCTGGAGCGGGAGAGAGGAAGACGGGAGGGGTTCCTCCGAATCTGCCCGCCTGCACGCTCCTCCATCCCGGCGCTCTGCTCTGAGACTGCGCCTGGCCGGCCGGCGCGACCACAATACGCACCCCACCGCGTTAGCCCTGGGCGGCGCTGCCAGCCTGAGCCCGCCGGCACAGGGGCTGCTCTGGGGCTGCCCCGCTCGGCCCCTGCGAGCCTACGCCTGCCTGGGTGCCGCGCTCCCCACTCCCGCCTCCTCCGCGCCCATCGCGCCACTTCCCGCGCCGCCTCCACCCTGCAACCTCCACCCCAAGCTGCCTTCCCGCTTGGCTTGCTTGCACTCCAGCCCACCTCCTGGGTAGTCGCCATTTCGGTTCCGTTACTGGACAGCATCCATCCCATCAGTCTTTGAAAATCACCCCACtggctctcccacccccagcactgTCCATTCCATCAACCTCCCAAACGAATGTCTGTCCCCGTGTGCTACCAGCAGGTAATCAGGGCAGCCGTGCTCTCAACCAAAACCTACCATGTTGCGGACCCCCTGCAGTAGCCTTCGTGGGAGCCTGCCCAGGAGTCCCAAGTGAGAACCCAAAAGGTGTGGGCCTGAGAAAGATTGGCTCCACTTTGCTGCAAAAGGAGCCAGAGTTGGGCCCAAGGACAGCGGTTGGATGGGCTGTTCCTGTGTGCTAAGGCTGGGATCCTTCCTGTCCAGGGCACCACCGGGGTGCAGAGGTGCAAGGGTGCAGGCCTCAGTGTGAATGACTCCCAGCACTGCACTCTTTCCAGCCTTACCCCCACTTGAGCTGGCACTTGGGCCTCAGGCAACCTGCCTTCCACAATCCCACAGCTGGAGTCCTCCCATTACCATCTTCCCTATGCTTGACTACTTCAATCTGAGGCACCTCTTCTGGGCTCAGTTAGATCCTGCTTTGGGCAGGAGGCGGCAACAGATCTCAGGGATCAGAGGAGACCACTCCAGAAAACAGCTCCCTACCAGTTAACAGGCAAAAATTAAAGTGTTTGATGCAGAGTGATTTTTAAGAAGTCACATGACCTCTCTGAGTCTATTTCAACGGTTTATAAAATTGGGATACTAATATCCATTCCACAGGGCCTGGAGAAAATCAGGCTTGATGCAGGTGAAGCCAGTTTGTGGGGTGTTGaacaaatatcctttttttctgcctccttcctggccCTGTGCCACAATAAAGCCCTAACTGCTCACCTTTAAGGGAATTAGCTGCTTGTTAAAGAGCCAATCTTCTGTTCACATTCACAGCCTTTTGCTATGACATCTGGGTTCCAGAGACTGTCCCACTCCAACTCTGGATCACCTACCACTAAACATAATTGGAATGTGCAGAGAATGAAGCTGTTGAGGCAGACAGGCCTAGCTTCTCATCACCTGTGTGATGTTAGGGAAAGGTGTTTACTCCTTCAGTTTCTCTGTCTGCAAAGTGAGAAAATAATGGTGCCTATCTCACAGGATTGAGAAGAGACACAAGTCACTCTGCAATGGATGGTACATAGGAGCGCAGTAGTTGGTAGTTGTACCCCAATCATGGGCAAGCCTGTCCCCCAACTAACAGTTGAAAACACTGAGGCTTGGAAGAAAAGGATCTCCTCTGTAAAAGGAGTAGAGATGGGGCAGTGGCCCAGTAACTATAACTGCTTAGATTTCTGGATCACTTCCTATAGGTCAGGCATCATGCTAATAAGTGCTTTACACTAGATACCTCGTTGAATCCTCACAAGACCACAGAAAAGTGCTATCTTATATCCTCATCttacaaacaaggaaaccaaGGCAAGGGCAGATCACCAAGGCCTCACCACTAGTAAGGGGTCCCAGGACTTGACCCTGCACTCCACCGTAGCTCTCTCAAGTCAAATAGCCTTGGgacccacttttctttttttttttaaagtaggctccacactcagcatggagcccacacAAGGCTTGAATtgataaccctgagatcaagacctgagctgaactctggaaaactgtgcggaggttcctcaaagagttaaaaatagatctgccctaccacccagcaattgcactgctggggatttaccccaaagatacagatgcactgacacgccgggacacctgcaccccaatgtttatagcagtaatgtccacaatagccaaactgcagaaggagcctcagtgtccatcaaaagatgaatggataaagaagatgtggtttatgtatacaatggaatattactcagccattagaaacgacaaatacccaccatttgcttcgaggtggatggaactggagggtattatgctgagtgaaataagtcaatcagagaaggacaaacattatatggtctcactcatttggggaatataaaaaatagtgaaagggaataaaggggaaaggagagaaaatgagtgggaggtatcagagagggagacagaacatgagagactcctaactctgggaaacgaacaaggggtggtggaaagggaggagggcaaggggtggggggtgactgggtgatgggcactgagtggggcacttgatgggatgagcactgggtgttatgctatatattggcaaattgaactccaataaaaaaaaaaaaaaaaaagacctgagctgaggggcacctgggtggctcagtggttgagagtctgcctttggctcaggtcatggtcctggactcctgggatcgagtcccgcatcaggctccctgtagggagactgcttctccctctgcctgtgtctctgcctctccttctctcatgaataaataaataaatgaaatcttaaaaaaaaaaaaaaaaaaagacctgagctgagatgcagtcagatgcttaatcaactgagctgcccagagcCCCAGACCCCTACAAATCTGACTTGTCCAGGGAGTGGCAAGATAGGGATCCAAACTCTCAGCAACCTGTACCCATCCCTATCTCAACACTATTTTCACTACCACTTGCTACTTTCCTACAGAAAACCTCAAGCAAGGCTTTCTCTTTCCATAGAGGGCCTCTCTTGTGCCCTGAATCTGCCCACACTCACCTGCCCCTGAAACTCTGTGCTCCTTGAGCTACAGATATAGGGAAGAGATCCATGTCTGTGCACTGACTGCCCCCCCTGGGACTGCCAGAGGAAGCTACTCTGATCTGGGAAGTCACTGAGCAGCCTAAGAAACTGTTTCCAGGGGAGCCTGTTTGAGCTGTGCACCTCATGATTCATGGGCCTGGagcttcccaccccaccccctggcatCTGCTGGCTGCCATCCTGGCTCCTATTTGGCTCTGATCTGGACAGGGCTACCTAGAACTGGCAGTTAGGGGAACCCACTGAGCTagacatctctttctcttttcccatcttccAGGTCATAAACTATTCTGAGAGCACCAGCTATGCAGTAGTCTCCACTTCTCTCCCTATAGAAGTTGAGATAGttgagggtggggggggtgggatggAAGGAGGTCCAGGCTTCAGACTCCCTAGAAAGCCAAGAGACACACCAACTCAGTGGCGGGGTGGAGGTAACTTTCCCTTATCCTTTCATCCATTCACTTGGGAATCTGTGGCCATATTTAATATACTACCAGTTATTCTTAGAAAGCTGTCATGTTTACAAAGCACTACACatctttgtatttaaaacaaTAGAAGGCAGAGGTGACAGATTGTTTTAACTAATTAAAGAACATGCATATCCTTTAACTATTAATGTCTTCAAAATGAGTTTATTGTCAGAACCAGAGCCCAAATCCTGGGTCTGCTGGTTCCTAACACATAACCTTGGGCAaatgtcttagtttcctcatcatCCTCATGATATTTCCTATTTCtgagggttgttgtgaagattaataaCAGGTAAAGCACTTAGCCTACTTCTGGACATGTATTAAGCACagctatttattattaaaatgataaacaggggcgcctggatggcatAGCTGGTTGGGTGTcagtcagactcttggtttcagggttgtgatctcagggttgagattgagcccccccacattgggctccacactcagcacaaagtctgcttgggattcatattctctccccccccaaaaaaaaaatatttgtctttaaaaactatatatattaaaaaataaaataaatgacaaacatGTCCCTGCCACTGCCCAGTTCTCTTTGGAACTTGTCTCTAGACACTTTTTATTGTTACTTCAGAAATCATAACAATTTCATTAAAGTCATACATTTCTCAATCCCAACTGTCGTCCAGCTCAGTCACTGTGAttattgtgagaaaaaaatattggctcCCCTGACTTCTGGCAAAGATTTGTCATTACAGAAGATATGCAGAACAGGCACAGGTCTCTGATGGAAACTCCCAGAGATGTGGGCCAACACAGATGGAGCAACCAGCCCATAGCTGACCACGGGAGACAGCAGCCACATGATATATGCTCTGGTTCCCTTCCCCAAGTAACAAGTTAGCCACGTGCCTTTATAGTTTGTGGTGTCTGGGGGAAATCCACCAACTTAGGGGAAGTCACCTCAGTTTGTCTTATCTCCTGGACTCTGCAGCCAGGATCCAAGTCCCACTAACAAGCTGCTTTCTTCCAGCTTGGCCAGGGCCCTGAGTTACTGAAGTGCCTCACCCTGGCACCTTCCCTGTCATCCCCCAAGCATGTTCACTCTCCAACCTTCATCCTGTCAGCCTCCTCTCCCTACTCTGCAGGGCTGGGAGCCAGGAAGCTAGACAGGCTTCCTGGGCAGAGAGCAAAACTCATCTGTGAAGCCCTAACACTGTAAGCTGAAAGCTGTCCACGGTCTTGGACTCAGAGGACCCAAAGAGGAACACGGATGGTTTCTAGAAGTGGGTCTAGATCAAGTGCATTCCACTGGACACATTCATAAATCactggcaagaaaaagaaaactcagtcaTGGCACTTCATCCAAGACAGAGCAGAGGAGGGCGTAGATGGAGAGGGTAGGACACAGGAATTCCCTGCACTTAGCATTTTAACCAAATGGACGAATAATCTGGGGTCTGGAAGGGGGGAAGTTGGCCTAATCATCCTGTATAGCTTCCCTGTCTGGCTGTGCAGGTCTCTCACTGGCCCAACCATGGCAGTACAAAGTAAGCACACGCAGAACCGTGGAAAATACTGTATTTATGTACATAGGAGGGACAGCTGCAAGCCCCCCACAGAGGACATGCCACCCCAAAGAAAAATCTTAGCAGCAAATTCCTATCTCCCTCAGCACTATCAGCGCAGCCCAAGTTGGAAGGCTAGGCTTCCTGTTTCTGGGCACCCATCATACCCTTCCCAGTGTAGAATtcccaggaaggcaggaaaaaggaACTATTGCCAGAAGTGAGGTCCGGTGGGAGCTGGGGTGCCTAGTCATTCCCAGAGAAGAGGCAGTGACTCTATCATGAAGGGTGGACCAGAAGCAATGCTGGGATTCTTCTCTGGGTCCTATGGCCTGCTCTGTTGAAAGCTGGCAGCAGTAGACCCAGTAGAACTGGAAGAAAGTTAGTCATGGGTTCATGGGTGTGCGCACACATGCGTGTAGCAGGACACAGgttgtgtattttctttgtgcttcatGCCTCCATCTGCCGTCCTCTCCCTGACAGCAGCCTAATACTTTGcacctctgtctctttctgtggctATGGATCCAGAAACCGAGTGTTTCTCCAAACAGAATAGCTGTGGTTCAGCAACATGGCAAAGGTAACAGCTGTCCCAGGAAGGTTAAGACAGATGACTAGAAGAGTGGTTTGCTCCAATCAGATATCCttgatttggttctttttaaaaataacaggctGGTGACAGGTGTGGTGGCTCAAGAATGACATGGTTCCAATTCTGTTATTACCCTGAAAGAGGTCCCCTTGATGACCTCCCAAATAGCAAGGCTTCAGCAGACAGAGGCCATTCTTGAAGCTGTGGTCCTGACTGCTACCTGCCTTCTTGACGGGGCCTCACTATCTCTCTCACACCAACAGAGACTTCACATTTCCAGGGTTCCTCTCAGACCTGGGCTGGACCTCATCTGGAAGGTCTGAGCAGCCCAAGGTGTTGGGGGTGTGG
This portion of the Vulpes lagopus strain Blue_001 chromosome 18, ASM1834538v1, whole genome shotgun sequence genome encodes:
- the TP53TG5 gene encoding TP53-target gene 5 protein, yielding MTPSAKKRPKNRMVSKIQDEEPKDKIPQSVNKVIGRHRLKMVLKNLSLLKLLKSSNPRIQELHNLARRCWNSLLRVPQILGISTGSSNVCDRVEQDNEELQEAGCPKKTLESKKLESTGEPTVGLWEKNEAQQSPAAVRQSQEQMEPELPRTSKGHDLTTYPRVQGSQSSTRDPRIIFLKTYQHRTPMGDKKQQETVADQWIWFEGLPTRIHLPGPRVMCRSSTLRWVKRCCTRFCSASLELPMCHPYKV